Proteins encoded together in one Campylobacter peloridis LMG 23910 window:
- the topA gene encoding type I DNA topoisomerase encodes MKKNLIIVESPAKAKTIANFLGKDYEVMASKGHIRDLPKSSFGIKIENDEFIPEYRISKDHSALVKELKEKAKNAKQIYLATDEDREGEAIAYHIAKAINKDENSLPRIVFHEITKSAIENALNNPRKLDINSVNAQQTRRLLDRIVGYKLSPLLGQKIQRGLSAGRVQSAALKIIVDREKEIKAFVPLEYFSIDLTFNKDLEAELVEFDKQKIEKLSITNKDRAKLIYDNCKDSKFFVIDIESKERKIAPPPPFMTSTLQQSASSNLGFNPKKTMMIAQKLYEGVNTNKGVMGVITYMRTDSLNLAKEAVESARAFINKNYGKEYIPQKANVYTTKSKGAQEAHEAIRVSDVSFTPQIAAKFLDKDELKLYTLIYNRFLACQMNPAISQIQNIYISNEKAVFKLSGRKIKFDGYYKVYGDMDKDKILPNLNINDELKIQNLELNSHFTEPPSRYSEASLIKKLESLGIGRPSTYAPTISILTSRDYVKIDKKQLIPTDIAFVVSDVLEKNFYDIVDSEFTSKLENTLDDIALNKANWQEILAKFYYPFIRKIDEGKANIKSQKTITKIDEKCPDCGGELAIRKGRYGEFIACLNFPKCKYSRNLKQENKNEEKTQIKQINSIGLICPECKKGEVVERFSKRGKFYGCSAYPKCNFVSKYKPSKEKCEECGENLIIKELKKGTFLECLKCKIKKEI; translated from the coding sequence ATGAAAAAAAACTTAATAATAGTAGAATCACCAGCAAAAGCAAAAACAATAGCAAATTTTTTAGGCAAAGATTATGAAGTAATGGCATCTAAAGGACATATTAGAGATTTGCCAAAAAGTAGTTTTGGTATAAAAATAGAAAATGATGAATTTATACCAGAATATAGAATTAGCAAAGATCACAGCGCTTTAGTGAAAGAACTAAAAGAAAAAGCAAAAAACGCAAAGCAAATTTATCTAGCAACCGATGAAGATCGTGAAGGTGAAGCCATAGCTTATCATATAGCAAAAGCCATAAATAAAGATGAAAATTCATTACCTAGAATAGTTTTTCACGAAATTACAAAATCAGCTATAGAAAATGCTTTAAATAATCCAAGAAAACTTGATATAAATAGCGTAAATGCTCAACAAACTAGACGCTTATTAGATCGCATTGTAGGATATAAATTAAGCCCACTTTTAGGTCAAAAAATCCAACGCGGTCTTAGCGCAGGTCGTGTTCAAAGCGCGGCATTAAAAATAATAGTAGATAGAGAAAAAGAGATAAAAGCTTTTGTGCCTTTAGAATATTTTAGTATAGATTTAACTTTTAATAAAGATTTAGAAGCTGAATTAGTAGAATTTGATAAACAAAAAATAGAAAAATTGAGCATAACAAACAAAGATAGAGCAAAGCTTATATATGATAATTGTAAAGATAGTAAATTTTTTGTTATAGATATAGAAAGCAAAGAAAGAAAAATAGCTCCACCACCACCTTTTATGACTTCTACTTTACAACAAAGTGCTAGTAGTAATTTAGGATTTAATCCTAAAAAAACTATGATGATAGCTCAAAAATTATACGAAGGTGTAAATACAAATAAAGGCGTAATGGGTGTTATTACTTATATGAGAACTGATAGCTTAAATTTAGCAAAAGAAGCCGTAGAAAGTGCAAGAGCTTTTATAAATAAAAATTATGGAAAAGAATATATACCACAAAAAGCAAATGTTTATACCACAAAAAGCAAAGGTGCTCAAGAAGCACACGAAGCCATAAGAGTAAGTGATGTAAGCTTTACTCCACAAATTGCTGCTAAATTTTTAGATAAAGATGAGCTAAAGCTTTATACTTTGATATATAATCGTTTTTTAGCGTGTCAAATGAATCCTGCTATATCACAAATTCAAAATATTTATATTAGCAATGAAAAAGCTGTATTTAAATTAAGCGGTAGAAAAATAAAATTTGATGGTTATTATAAAGTTTATGGAGATATGGATAAAGATAAAATTTTGCCAAATTTAAATATAAATGATGAGTTAAAAATTCAAAATTTAGAGTTAAATTCTCATTTTACTGAGCCACCATCAAGATATTCTGAAGCTTCTTTAATAAAAAAACTTGAAAGTTTAGGTATAGGAAGACCTTCAACTTATGCACCTACTATTTCTATACTTACAAGTAGAGATTATGTAAAAATAGATAAAAAACAATTAATACCTACTGATATAGCTTTTGTGGTAAGTGATGTTTTAGAAAAAAATTTTTATGATATAGTAGATAGTGAATTTACTTCAAAATTAGAAAATACTTTAGATGATATAGCTTTAAACAAAGCTAATTGGCAAGAGATCTTAGCTAAATTTTATTATCCTTTTATAAGAAAAATAGATGAAGGAAAGGCAAATATAAAAAGTCAAAAAACTATTACTAAGATAGATGAAAAATGCCCTGATTGTGGTGGTGAGCTTGCTATAAGAAAAGGAAGATATGGAGAATTTATAGCGTGTTTGAATTTTCCAAAATGTAAATATTCAAGAAATTTAAAACAAGAAAATAAAAATGAAGAAAAAACTCAAATTAAACAAATAAATTCAATAGGTTTAATTTGTCCAGAATGTAAAAAAGGTGAAGTAGTAGAAAGATTTTCTAAAAGAGGAAAATTCTATGGATGTAGTGCTTATCCAAAATGTAATTTTGTAAGCAAATATAAACCAAGTAAAGAAAAATGTGAAGAGTGTGGAGAAAATTTAATAATAAAAGAATTAAAAAAAGGCACATTTTTAGAGTGCTTAAAATGTAAGATCAAAAAGGAAATTTAA
- a CDS encoding sodium/hydrogen exchanger family protein — MLAHAIDNQAIIDLKILLVVASCLLASPYIAKFLKLPLSATEIMLGSFIGFLGFIGESENFKLLANAGFYYLMFIAGMEINLKTFLNTEKSLLQRAMIYIVLLYAFSVLAVEIVDISYVFAIIIPVMSVGLLSTLYRDFGKNCEWLNISMIVATLAEVVSIVLLTITAAFLGQGADIFSLTQNLFYLVSFLALCIFGFKFLEVLFWWYPQLKTILMPWQDQNEKDIRFCMAIFIAIVAIMIYFKLEVALGAFIAGSFIATFFDHKKDLEHKLSSFGYGFLIPIFFIYIGSSFKLKMLLDPEVLIIAFSLTTFMIVLRIFSALVFLNHLGGIKNTFLFGLSHSMPLTLLIAIATLSYQTNIISQNIYSGLVLTALAEAILAISLIKFINNLGKKQSC, encoded by the coding sequence TTGCTAGCTCATGCCATTGATAATCAAGCTATAATTGATTTAAAAATTTTGCTTGTTGTAGCAAGCTGTTTGCTTGCTTCGCCTTATATAGCAAAATTTTTAAAACTTCCTCTTTCGGCCACAGAAATCATGCTTGGATCTTTTATAGGATTTTTAGGATTTATCGGAGAGAGTGAAAATTTCAAACTTCTAGCTAATGCTGGATTTTATTATTTAATGTTTATAGCGGGTATGGAGATTAATCTAAAAACATTTTTAAACACAGAAAAAAGTCTGCTCCAAAGAGCGATGATTTATATTGTGCTTTTATATGCTTTTAGTGTTTTAGCAGTAGAAATAGTTGATATTTCTTATGTTTTTGCTATTATTATACCAGTTATGAGTGTGGGCTTACTTTCTACTCTTTATAGGGATTTTGGAAAAAATTGTGAGTGGCTTAATATATCTATGATAGTTGCTACCTTAGCAGAAGTTGTTAGCATAGTATTGCTCACTATCACTGCGGCTTTTTTAGGTCAAGGTGCAGATATTTTTTCACTAACACAAAATTTATTTTATTTAGTTAGTTTTTTAGCTCTTTGTATTTTTGGATTTAAATTTTTAGAAGTGCTTTTTTGGTGGTATCCGCAACTTAAAACCATACTAATGCCTTGGCAAGATCAAAATGAAAAAGATATAAGATTTTGTATGGCTATTTTTATAGCTATAGTGGCGATTATGATTTATTTTAAACTTGAAGTTGCGCTTGGTGCTTTTATAGCAGGTTCATTTATAGCTACATTTTTTGATCATAAAAAGGATTTAGAGCATAAACTTTCTAGCTTTGGTTATGGCTTTTTAATTCCTATATTTTTTATCTATATAGGCTCAAGCTTTAAACTTAAAATGCTTTTAGATCCTGAAGTTTTAATCATAGCATTTTCATTAACTACTTTCATGATAGTGCTAAGAATTTTTTCTGCTTTAGTATTTTTAAATCATTTAGGCGGTATAAAAAATACCTTTTTATTTGGCTTAAGCCATTCTATGCCTTTAACCTTACTCATTGCTATTGCAACGCTTTCTTATCAAACTAATATCATCTCACAAAACATATACTCAGGTTTAGTTCTTACTGCATTAGCAGAAGCAATTTTGGCCATTAGTTTGATTAAATTCATTAATAATCTTGGCAAAAAACAATCCTGCTAA
- a CDS encoding biotin synthase, with the protein MEIMLCAICNIASGGCSEDCKYCTQSAHVKTNIAKYKNKKIEDIVNEAKIAKKNHALGFCLVSAGFGLDDEKLEYVCKASYAIQKEVGDLLLIACNGNASVEQLKELKKAGIFSYNHNLETSKEYFDKICSTHTWEDRFNTNLNAKEAGLMLCCGGIYGLGESYEDRISLRKSLQELKPFSSPINFFIPNENLNLKQPLLSADEALQIIKDSAKDLPETFIMVAGGREVVLKQRQYEIFDAGAKAIVVGDYLTTKGEKPSNDIEKLKQMGFTFASSCH; encoded by the coding sequence ATGGAGATAATGCTTTGTGCTATTTGTAATATAGCAAGTGGTGGATGTAGTGAAGATTGTAAATACTGCACACAAAGTGCTCATGTAAAAACAAATATAGCAAAATACAAAAACAAAAAAATAGAAGATATAGTAAATGAAGCAAAAATAGCTAAAAAAAATCATGCTTTAGGTTTTTGTTTAGTAAGTGCTGGTTTTGGTTTAGATGATGAAAAATTAGAATATGTTTGCAAAGCAAGTTATGCTATACAAAAAGAAGTAGGCGATTTGTTATTAATAGCTTGTAATGGCAATGCTAGCGTTGAACAATTAAAAGAGCTTAAAAAGGCTGGAATTTTTTCTTATAATCATAATCTTGAAACTTCAAAAGAGTATTTTGATAAAATTTGCTCTACTCATACTTGGGAAGATAGATTTAATACAAATTTAAATGCAAAAGAAGCAGGCTTAATGCTTTGTTGTGGTGGAATTTATGGTCTTGGTGAAAGTTATGAAGATAGAATAAGTCTTAGAAAAAGTTTGCAAGAATTAAAGCCTTTTTCTTCTCCTATAAATTTTTTTATACCAAATGAGAATTTAAATTTAAAACAACCTTTATTAAGTGCTGATGAAGCATTGCAAATCATAAAAGATAGTGCAAAAGATTTACCAGAAACTTTTATAATGGTAGCAGGTGGTAGAGAAGTTGTGCTTAAACAAAGACAATATGAAATTTTTGATGCAGGAGCTAAAGCTATAGTGGTGGGTGATTATTTAACCACAAAAGGCGAAAAGCCAAGCAATGATATAGAAAAATTAAAGCAAATGGGATTTACTTTTGCTAGCTCATGCCATTGA